In Heyndrickxia vini, the sequence GCAGGACCTTCTACACTTTCAATGTGAAATTCGTATTGAGCATACTCACCCATTAGTTCTCCTCTTTTTTCTCTCGTAAAGATAAATTCATTCAGTAGTTGCAATTTCACACCTTTTTTCTGTTCGTTAAAAGCTTGATAAAGTAATTTTCTTTCCTTATTTCTCAATTTAATATTTTCTAAAAGTAAAGGATACTGTACTCCGAGCAATTCGTTTGGAAATCTTGACTCGCTATATAAGTATTGATAACCATGAAACAATTCATGAATGATTAGCGAATAGATCGTTTCACTATCTTTATAGCGTTCAATGTTAACAATTGCAGTAGGATAATCCTCATAAACTATTAACGTGTCAGCTGTAAATTGGTCGTTCCATGGAAAAATAGTATCAGACGGATAGTTCGGATGATTATAAAGATGGACTATTTCACTGTTATATAGACAATAGGCAACGCATTTAAAATTTGGCCAGTAATACTCTAAACTAATATTTTTCATCATATCTCTCACTTTTACATCGCGCATATAATCCCCCCTAAAAGTTACTATTCACTTTAAAAATAAAAAATTCCTTTAAAATCGTAAAATAAAAAATCAAACATGACAGATAGATGTCATATTCGCTCTTTTATAATAAGGAAAAAAGGAGGTAAGGAAAATGAATCAAGTTTTTTGTCAAAGCTGTGGAATGCCAATTACTGAGGATTCTCTTTTTGGGACTGAAAGCAATGGTCAAAAGGGAGTTGATTATTGTATTTATTGTTATGAAGGAGGTGCGTTTAAACAACCGAATTTAACCATGGATGAAATGATAGGAATTTGTGTTCCATACATGGTAGAGAACGGTATGGAAAAAGAAGAAGCGCTATCTATTCTCCAAAAAACGATGCCATTTTTAAAACGCTGGAGAGATGAAAAAGAACTGGTGCAACCTATATTCAAAACATTAGACGGATTTACTTTTGTTGGAATATGTACGCGAACAAATAATGCAAATGAGGCAAAGCCAAATGGAAAAATTCCAATGGCTTGGAGCAAATATTATGGCCAAGGCGTTGCCGGGAAAATTCCAAATCAATTAAATTCAAATGAAACGATTGCACTATACTCAGACTACGAGAGCGATGTTACAGGGGATTATGATTTTTCGATTGGAATAATGGTCGAACATGTGGAGGAAATTCCTGATGGGCTAGTAACGAAAACAGTCCCAGCTTCTCATTATGCTGTGTTTACTACTAAGGTAGGAAAAATTACAGATATCGTACCGATGGCATGGTTGGATATTTGGAAATGGTTTGAAACGACAGGGGTGAGGCGTATGTATAGTGGCGACTTTGAAATTTATGATGAGCGTTGTTCGGACCCAGATTTTTCACAAGTTGACATATACATTGCTATTCAACGTTGAATTTTTAAGTGGATAGTTAATCGAGTACGAGGAGATTCTAGAAGTGGCGGATACGGGCATTTGAGCATCAAAAAGATGGTAGCAAGTGCTTAAAAAAAACTAACGACTAACCAAAAGTGTTGGAAAGTCGTTAGTTTCATTCACCTGTGTACCGATGACTATCTTCCATTGAATAGCCACGATTTTGATCGACCTTATTTATTTTTTTACTTTTAATTTTTTCGTCTCTATAATCTAAAATCCAAGCAAGGGATACAACACCAACGATTGTTATGGTTAACCAAATAATAATGGTCACCCCCATATACATTGTTTTATTTAGTGTATGCAACCTTGTTTGAAAATTCTTCTTTATATCCAACCTTTATTTTGTGCGATGCTTATCGCTTCCATGCGATTTTTTGCATCTAGTTTTTGTATAATCTCAGAAACATAGTTTCTTACTGTCCCTGATGATAGAAATAATGTTCCAGTTATTTCTTTCGTTGTTTTACCTGAAGCGACTAGTCTTAAAATTTCTTGTTCACGGGAGGTCAAAGGATTTTCTTCCCTAATAATATCAAACATTAATTCTTGACTAAACACACGTTTGCCGGACATAACTTTGTGTATTGCATCAGATAAATCTTCGATCGAACCGTCTTTTAATAAGTATCCGTCCACCCCAATTTTCACTGCACGTTCAAAATATCCAGGTCGTGCAAAGGTTGTAAGAATGATAATTTTGGAAGTGATATTTAACTTTTTGAGAGCTGCTGCGACATCTAATCCACTTTTTACCGGCATTTCAATATCCATCAGACAAACATCGGGATCGAGCTTGAGTATCGAAGCAAGTGCTTCTTCCCCATTTGTCGCTTGACCAACAACTTCCATGCCTTCCTCAAGATTTAGTAATGATCCCAGTGCCCCAAGCAGCATCCGTTGATCCTCTGCAATAAAAATACGTATCATATGGCGGCACCTTCTTTCTTTAATTTTTGAATGATAGGTATTTTCATTTCTAAATGTGTGCCTTTTTGAGTGGAGAGTGTGAGTACGCCATCAATAAGTGTGAGTCGTTCTTCCATCCCTTTTAAACCATTCCCGTCTGACCCTTTATTTTTCAAGCCAATACCATCATCTTTTACGACGAGATGTAGGCTTTCAGTAGAAGTTAAAATTGTAATAGAACAGTTTTTTGCTTTACTATGTTTTACAACATTAGTCACCGCTTCACGTAAGCACATGCTGAGAATATTTTGCGATAGGGGAGGAATATCAGACACATCATTTATCCCTTGGTGATGATAAGCAACTCCTGCTGCTTCTAAAATTTCTTGAACATGGATGAGTTCCTCTGCAATAGTAATGGCTCGCATATTCGAAACAAGTTCACGAACTTGCTTTAATGCGGATCTTGATGTTCTTTCAATTTCCTTCGCCTCGATCTGTGCTCTTTCCGGGTCGATTTTGGTTAATCTTTCAACGAGCTGGCTTTTTAATGTAATGAGAGAAAGTGTATGACCAAGGGTATCATGTAAATCGCGAGCAATCCGTGTCCGTTCCTCTCTTTTTACTAACTCCTTAATTGTTTCATTGGCCAGGTCTAGTTGCTTTTCAAGTTCCATCCGTTGATTCATTGAACGAATCCCAAAAGGTGTTAAGATCATGATGGCTAAAAATGGTAAAAAGTATAGTGAGCTACTAGAAACAAAGAGGCCATGATAAAAGGCTGGGACTAGTTCAAACAATGCAAAGCAAATTAACATGGTATTGAACTTCCTC encodes:
- a CDS encoding effector binding domain-containing protein produces the protein MNQVFCQSCGMPITEDSLFGTESNGQKGVDYCIYCYEGGAFKQPNLTMDEMIGICVPYMVENGMEKEEALSILQKTMPFLKRWRDEKELVQPIFKTLDGFTFVGICTRTNNANEAKPNGKIPMAWSKYYGQGVAGKIPNQLNSNETIALYSDYESDVTGDYDFSIGIMVEHVEEIPDGLVTKTVPASHYAVFTTKVGKITDIVPMAWLDIWKWFETTGVRRMYSGDFEIYDERCSDPDFSQVDIYIAIQR
- a CDS encoding response regulator transcription factor, with translation MIRIFIAEDQRMLLGALGSLLNLEEGMEVVGQATNGEEALASILKLDPDVCLMDIEMPVKSGLDVAAALKKLNITSKIIILTTFARPGYFERAVKIGVDGYLLKDGSIEDLSDAIHKVMSGKRVFSQELMFDIIREENPLTSREQEILRLVASGKTTKEITGTLFLSSGTVRNYVSEIIQKLDAKNRMEAISIAQNKGWI
- a CDS encoding sensor histidine kinase; the protein is MFPKRYGFFPYIFLVYLALPVPYLVSSSGIKKIVGFVLLSLFLITYRQLYATSEKVVVFTYWLVIQMGIVFCFSLFYDPNLLFMGFFPANFIGWFCDKRKFNTMLICFALFELVPAFYHGLFVSSSSLYFLPFLAIMILTPFGIRSMNQRMELEKQLDLANETIKELVKREERTRIARDLHDTLGHTLSLITLKSQLVERLTKIDPERAQIEAKEIERTSRSALKQVRELVSNMRAITIAEELIHVQEILEAAGVAYHHQGINDVSDIPPLSQNILSMCLREAVTNVVKHSKAKNCSITILTSTESLHLVVKDDGIGLKNKGSDGNGLKGMEERLTLIDGVLTLSTQKGTHLEMKIPIIQKLKKEGAAI